One Rossellomorea aquimaris DNA window includes the following coding sequences:
- a CDS encoding cob(I)yrinic acid a,c-diamide adenosyltransferase, whose product MQLYTRTGDKGQTSLIGGRVDKDDIRVEAYGTLDEVNSFVGQAISELDVEGFQDVLQDLETIQHELFDCGGDLSNVSKHRKIKLQSQSVQALEKKIDRFTKEAPPLEKFILPGGVKASSSIHIARTVTRRAERIMVSLSKTDEDFPIVTLQYINRLSDYFFALARVINYRCNVKDVEYIRSANVFSTEKVQKKNEK is encoded by the coding sequence ATGCAGCTTTACACAAGAACTGGTGATAAAGGTCAAACGAGTTTAATCGGTGGAAGAGTAGATAAAGATGATATACGTGTCGAAGCATATGGAACATTGGATGAAGTGAATTCTTTTGTTGGGCAAGCCATTTCAGAACTGGATGTCGAGGGTTTTCAGGATGTACTACAGGACCTTGAGACGATTCAGCATGAACTATTTGATTGTGGGGGTGACCTATCAAACGTTTCTAAGCATAGAAAAATCAAGCTTCAGTCCCAATCCGTCCAGGCGTTGGAGAAGAAGATCGATAGGTTCACCAAGGAAGCGCCTCCACTTGAGAAGTTCATTTTACCAGGTGGCGTGAAAGCTTCATCAAGTATTCACATAGCTAGGACGGTTACAAGAAGAGCAGAGAGAATCATGGTTTCGCTTTCAAAAACGGACGAGGACTTTCCCATTGTGACATTGCAGTATATCAATCGATTATCCGATTACTTTTTCGCATTGGCACGTGTGATCAATTATCGTTGTAATGTAAAAGATGTCGAATATATTCGCAG
- a CDS encoding bifunctional adenosylcobinamide kinase/adenosylcobinamide-phosphate guanylyltransferase, which produces MYFVTGGSFNGKSRWVKTHFNLKETDTTWIPLFNGDRIHLDEINFSNPVIVIEGLEYGIRPTILNNDSEVRKSFTILMQTLKQWEDEDPDRRVIWIGSEIGKGIVPMDKLSREWRDLTGWVYQDLAEISQEVWLVWYGLATSLKG; this is translated from the coding sequence ATGTACTTCGTTACGGGAGGTTCCTTTAATGGGAAAAGCAGATGGGTGAAAACCCATTTTAATCTAAAAGAAACGGATACAACCTGGATTCCATTATTCAATGGAGATAGGATTCATTTGGATGAGATCAACTTTTCAAACCCTGTCATCGTAATAGAGGGGCTTGAGTATGGAATTCGACCAACTATTTTAAATAATGATTCCGAAGTCAGAAAGTCATTTACAATTTTGATGCAAACCTTAAAGCAGTGGGAAGATGAAGACCCAGATCGCAGAGTAATCTGGATAGGTTCAGAAATCGGGAAAGGAATCGTCCCAATGGATAAGCTGTCCAGGGAGTGGCGGGATTTGACAGGGTGGGTTTATCAAGACCTGGCGGAAATTTCTCAGGAAGTTTGGCTGGTTTGGTACGGCCTTGCTACATCATTAAAAGGATAA